The Cygnus atratus isolate AKBS03 ecotype Queensland, Australia chromosome 34, CAtr_DNAZoo_HiC_assembly, whole genome shotgun sequence sequence GCCGCTCTGTCAAGCAACTAGTAGCATTTCAGGGGAATCCAGCCCTATTGCTTATTCTGCAAATAAATGGCCACTTTTCTGACCCTGTCCGGCTTCTCATGCATTTGACACCACAAAGAAAATTGGTGTCTCCTTcctagggaggaataacacCAAGCACGTGTACaggctgagtagagggggaggatcacctcccttggcttgctggcaacactcttccgaatgcaccccaggatcccgtcggccttcttggccacaagggcacactgctgactcatgctcagcctgctgtccaccaggactcccaggtccttctttgcagagctgctttccagcaggtcattCCCGGCCTGTACTGGTACTGGGGGTTATTCCGCCCTAGGAAGGAgacaggaccctgcacttgcccttgttgaacttcatgggGTTCCTCTCAGCCTATCTCTGCAGCATGTTCAGgcccctctgaatggcagcacagccttctggggtatcagccaatcctcccagctttgtgtcatcagcaaagtccctgagggtgcactctgttaCATCATCCACTTCACTGATGAGTAAGTTGAACAACAGAGAGGAACTTTGGCACGTCCCGTAGCCCTGCACACCCTGGCAGGGCAATTCCTGCTGCAGGAATCAGTCAGCACGGTGCTTAGAGAGGGCCAGTGAGTGTTTGCTTTGTCTGCTTCCAAGCGTGTTCCCCAGGGGGgaccctgctgccttccaggAGCTGTGAGCCCTGGCGCCCAAGGGTCCTTGTGCAGGGAGCCTGATGGGGGGTAGAGCAAGGGAGgccttgggctgggcctctgctgctgagctgggccgggctcctgggccccagcggagctcctggcaagcgggcagcgctgcagagagccagctctgcccaggagcagctcctctgcccagcgcagcagggctgggggcgctgcctgcacagacagagcgggtaaaggcaggcagaagtggcaggatgcacagagctcGCTGGGGGAGAACacttgccagccctgagcccggtaagtgtctggctggagggcaatgcagccgcagctcctggaggaaggagaagccgggggtgcaggcaggggtgcccagggctgtggtgcagagcagggtccctgctgtgccccaggggctgtgtgccggggcagggcctctgccgcctgccaggctcagcactcagcctgcccggggagctgcccagggcgctgcggggagaagctgcgggtggaaggagctcccccctggcagggcagggtcctgctgctggcgggaggctgctgcctgggacAGCCTGCTCTCAGCTATGCAGCACACCCGGGATGTATCCAAGGGGACTTTGCAAGAGCAGGGATAATGATAGGAAATTCCTGCTGCACTCTTAGCTTTCCAGACTCTCTGCTTtaagttttctcttctttggcTCAGTGAGAATAGAAATAAAGGCTGTCACTTCAGGGTAGAGGCTTTGACTGCTAAGCCTTCACAAGGAGCATTACAAAGACCCTAGCAAGTCCCTTTCCTGCCCCTCAGCCCCTAGAAAGCTCCACCACCACACATCCAGTGTCAGCAGGGTCTGTGTGACCTGGTCTCTAGGATGTGCCTCCAGCGAGCTGCccctgggcagagccctgctgccaggaggtgtctgcagggcagagctgagcacccagcgggtgggatgggggctgtgACCTGCAGGCAAGAGGCGTGAGGACAGAGatccagctgcaggcagggacagctgcaggcagcagagccatgggCAGGGAATGGCAAGACAGTGCTAACAGAATACTCTGGTACTTCCCTTTCCGCCCTCAGTCCCACAAGATTCACGATGTGACTCATAACCTCAGCAGCATGTCCTCCAGCAGAGCAGACTCTCCTGAGTTTCTGTCAGTACCTCTCTGGCTTTGCCTCTCCTGGCAGAAGCCCTGCGCTATTTTTCTCTGCTCGTACACCtactgttgctgttgttgctttatGGCTCCCTGCAGATCTGGCTTTCAGCTGCAGCTCAAGCTCTGACCCTCTGGGTCCCACCACGCAGACCTGTCCTTAGGGGAAAGGTGCCCAAACCCCCTTCTAAACTCTGGGGCTTGGGGCAATGCAGTCTATGGGGAAGGAAAACACTGAATCATTTTCCCGGATATTCCTGAAGCCACAATAATTGAGCAGCTCAGTGTGGCCAACTAGACTGAGTCCTTGAAGACTCTGGCTGAGACCAGGGTAGATGGACAGACTGGCTATCAACACTGCACTAAGGACATTCACTTTGCCCCTGGGACTCACAAAATAGCAATATATTACAAATGCCAGGGTTTTCTACCCTCAAAAAAACTCTTCCGAGTGTCACACATGCAGTTGGAACAAATTAAAGCACAAATGCTCTTTGGCAGTCAAGAGTGTTGAGAGTGGTAATGCTGGGAAGTCCACATAGGTCAGAGGTAGATTTAATCAGAGGTCCCTCCTGATTTCTTTATACCTAGAATTGTAGGATAGGCGTGACTCTTCCAAAGTGCACAGCAGGGTCCCCTGCTCCCAGAGGCACTCTCCTCCAGCACCATCCAAAGCTCAAgcaacagagcagcagaaaggtcTCGGAAAGGGGAAAGTCATTGTGGGGGGTTTCAGtgagagatggagaaaattTTTCTCAGAGATGTCTCTGCTAATTATCACTGTCTTATCTTCCTTGGGTAGTCCCCTTTGTCCAGGAGGATCAGatgtccaacagcagctccatcaccgagttcctcctcctgccattcgCATACatgcgggagctgcagctcctgcacttcacgttcttcctgggcatctacctggctgccctcctgggcaacggcctcatcctcacagccgtagcctgccaccaccgcctccacacacccatgtacttcttcctcctcaacctcgccctcctcgacttgggctgcatctccaccacaTCTCTGTCACATCACCGGATTAGATCTGCTTGAGTCTTCTGAGGCCCTGTCCAAggcctcctgcctgctgcacctgCAGCACAATAACCATTACTTCTCCGTATTATGCAGATTGACCTGATGGGTCTGTTCATATTAATCCCTTTTAATTTCACTAGATGGAAGATGACATATTCCCAGACTGGGGCAAgttgctgggctctgccacAGCTATTCAAAATCACCTGCTCTTGAGTCGTTCAGCCTGAGTTTATCACACATGACCCAACACGAGTTTCTCGGGGTCTCAATGGCCATTTCAAGTGTAGTTAACTCCAGGAATCCACTGGAAAGTGTGCCAGGATGCATGGTGCCAGCCCACAGGAATCCCTCACAGAACCTATGGTCTTGTCCAGGCCATAGTCTCGTGTTCCCAGACTGCAGTGGGTGCCTTCCAATGATTGTGACTTATTTACACTCATAGGACCATAGAACAATAGAGCCATgtagattggaaaagacctctcagATCATTTGGCTCAGGCCAAAGACAACAAGCTAACAAACTCTAACCTCTATACAGCCCTTCCTGATAAATTTGGCAGTGGCCCTGTGTTAtctttgtttcctctttaaCTGTAACAGGAACAGTTCACCTTGGTACCATGGCACAAGCATACAAAGGTCAGTGTCCCCTGCTGTGTCCCCTGATCTCCTCTGCAGCACATCCTCAGAGGCCTTCAGCCCCTCTGTGCCATCCCTGGGGGCCCTCAGGCAGCTTCTGCCACACCAGGGCCAGGGCAGCCTGCCCTGacctgctgcagagagaaaacagtttattaTTCCTGTTTATTAATCCACTGAACATAGgtctcagagaaagaaattgctCCAGCTTCATTTACTTTGATTAAATACACAGAGCCTGGAGCCTTTTTTTACTGAAACAGTAGGTCACACAGACAACGGAATACTCAGGTAGAAGGAAGTGAAGGGCTTTTCTGCATAGACAACATTATCACAAGGacacaagggaaaaacaactgaacaaaccaacaaacaccAAGCAGAAAGGCAAGAGTGCCTGTCGTGACATACAGTGGGAGTCATTTGCAGAAGAAGGTAGACAGTCTGTGGCCACAGATAAAAACCCAATCAACATTTTCTGTATCGAATCcttgagctcctggttcctcatgctgtagatgaagGGGTTCGCTACTGGAGGCACCCTGGAGTACAGATCTGCCGCCGCCAGGTTCAGGtttggggaggagatggagtggggcttcaggtaggcaaataTGACAGTGCTGAAAAAGAGTGAGaccacagccaggtgagggaggcacgtggaaaaggctttgtgccggccctgctcagagggcatcctcgGCACTGCCATGAAGATCTGCACGtaggaaaaaacaatgaaaacaaaacatccaaAACCCAAAAAGGACGTGAACATGCGAAGCCCAGCTTCCCTGAGGTAGGAGTCTGTGCaagagagcttgaggatctgggggatttcacagaagaactggtccacagtattgccttggcagaggggcagggaaaatgtattggcagtgtgcagcagagcagagagaaccccactgccccaggcagctgctgccatctgggcacaagctctgctgcccaggaggctcccgtagtgcaggggcttgcagatggcaatgtagcggtcataggccatgacagtgagaagaaaaaactctGCTGATAtcaaaaagacaaatgcaaagacctgtgcagcacaacCTGCATAGGAAATGGCCCTAGTATCATGAagggaattggccatggctttggggagagtggtggagatggagcccaggtcgaggagggcgaggttgaggaggaagaagtccatgggggtgtggaggcggtggtcgcaggctacggctgtgaggatgaggccgttgcccaggagggcagccaggtagatgcccaggaagagcgtgaagtgcaggagctgcagctcccgcgtgtctgcgaatggcaggaggaggaactcggtgatggagctgctgttggacatCTAATCTTCCTGGACAAAGGGAACtacacaaggaagaaaagacgGTGATAAACTAGGAGAGACAACTCTGAGGAAAACCTACCCCAGTTCTCATCGAAGCCCCCCTACAGTTACTTTCCCCTTTCTGAGACCTTGCTTGAGATCTGGTTGGTGATGGCTTGAGGGTGCCTCTGGGAGCAGCGGTCTGTGCTGTGGGTACTGGAGGAATCAGACTTGCCCTACAGCCCTAGGTAAATAAGAACAagttgttttctctgctttaatcTATCTCTGATCTATGGAGCATTAAAACTGTCAATACTCTTGACTGCAGAAAAGTGTGGTTTAGTTTCTTCCAGCTGCCTATGTCACactcagaagcattttttttgagggaagaaAACCCTGGCATTTGTAAGGTATTCCAGGTGAGATCTTGTGAGtcccaggaggcagaggaaCTGTCCTTACTACAGTGAGGACAGACAGTCTTTCCATTTGTCCTGGTCCCAGCCAGAGTCCTCGAGGGCTTGGTCTACTTGCCCACAAGGAGCTGCCCAATTACTGTGGCCTCAGGAACTCCCTGGACAGAGATTCAGCTGCTGTTGGATATTTGATCCTCCTGCGAATGGGGATCTGCTGCCTCTGAATAGGGAGGCCTGTCCAAGGAGGAAAGAGTTAAAATGCTATGGTAGACCTCTGTAAGGAAAACCTACTCCATTTCTTGTAGTAACCTGAAGAAAATTGCCTCTTCACTTTCGGGAAGACTGGTCCTCTGTTAGATCTCAAGTTGGTGCTTCAGGACTCAAGGGACTCTGCAGGAGACGGTCCTGCCCTAAAGAAGTATATAAATGGAACATGGGGTGGTCTCAGATGAAGCGTGCTTGGCAAAACTAGGAGTTTGTAAGCATTCTTTCTCAAAATTCATCCAAGTGCAGAGCAAGGATTTTTGCAAAAcgttttgctctgtttctttatACTTGTCCTCCCACACCTGAGAAGTGTATATAAGGCATACATCCTTGGCACTTGTACTGCCCACCAAGGGAAATCTTGGGGATCCTGCAAGGCAAAGGGACTGTCCCTCAGGGCAGAGTGAGGACAGCAGTTGTGTCCATCCGTCCTGGTCCCAGCTGCCCTGTTCAGGCACCTCTGGAGGATGCTCACACTCAGCTGTTTCCCTGAAAAGAACCTGgatgctgctgagagcagaggaatcCAGGTTCAAAGGGAAGATCCCCAAGCCCCACACCCGTCTCATTGTACCTGTCTCTGCTCTTCACCATGGACACAGAGGGATCATAACAGCTGCCCACATACAGCCACCCAGCAGCATTTCTACGGCCTTAGGACTGACGTGTCTTCTCCTTGGGGCTGCTAGACATGAAGCAGCTCCCTCTcactccctgcccatggctctgctgactgcagctgtccctgcctgcagctgggtctCTGTCCCCAcgcctcctgcctgcaggtcacagcccccatcccacccgctgggtgctcagctctgccctgcagacacctcctggcagcagggctctgcccagggGCAGCTCGCTGGGGGCACGTCCTAGAAATGAGGTCACACAGACCCTGCTGACACTGCATGTGTGGTGGTGGAGCTTTCTATGGGCTGAGGGGCAGGAAAAGATCCTTGTAACCTCTCAGCCATCATGGAGTCTCAGCCTCTTCTTGGAATTAAAAGCATATATTTCTATTACCACCGAGGCAAGTAGAGAAGATTGAAAACTCAGGAGGCTCAGGAAAGCCGTGACTGAAGCTGAAATCCCCTACTTTTTCCTGGCTGTTGCAAAGTCCCCTTGGATACATCCTGGTTGTGCTGTGGAGCTGTGAGCAgactgccccaggcagcagcctcccaccagcagcaggatcctgccctgctgggggggagctccttccacccgcagcttctccccgcagtgccctgggcagctccccgggcaggctgagtgctgagcctggcaggcggcagaggccctgccccggcacacagcccctggggcacagcagggaccctgctctgcaccacagccctgggcacccctgcctgcacccccggcttctccttcctccaggagctgcggcTGCATTGCCTTCCAGCCAGACACTTAccgggctcagggctggcaagtGTTCTCCCCCAGCgagctctgtgcatcctgccacttctgcctgcctttacccactctgtctgtgcaggcagtgcccccagccctgctgcgctgggcagaggagctgctcctgggcagagctggctctctgcagcgctgcccgcttgccacgagctccccttgggcccaggagcccggcccagcccagcagcagaggcccagcccagggcctcccttgctctgccccccaccaggctccctgcccatggccctggggaacctgctgcaggggaacctgctgggaaacagcctgaaggaatccctgggcttccctccctcccctgcgCACACACACTTCTTCACACCAGGCTCTTTTCTCTtagcacaaaaataattatctgtaACAATCACCTCTTCTCATCCCAGATGATGATGGGACACCCAGACATGGTCACAAAAATAACTCCTTTAACCCCCTGCTTACGGAAGGGATTCTCATGCTGGGTTTTTGTCCTGGGGCTGTAATGGGGCTCAGATCCCTACCATGCCTGCCACAAACCCACAGGACCTCAGATTACTCTGCCCTCAATTTAGGTGTGCATAACATGAGCACCTGCAGGTGAGCTCCATTTCTCACCTCCAGGAAGAGACATGATCACCAATGGAGATGGAGGAAATCAGGGGGCTGCAAACACCTGGTGACATGTCAGGGGGCAGAGGTATGTGCAGGTATCTGCAAGCTCTCTTGGAGGAACCCTGAGGGACAGGGCAGCACCTGGGGGCATCCCCTTGGAGGCTGGTGGGGAATGCCTTTGGCCAGCTGAAGTGACAGCAAATGCACACATTTAGGACAACTAAACCTGTCCCTCCTCAGTAGGCTCAGGGCAGCCTGTAGAGGCATCCACCTGACCCAATGGAGAACTGTGCCACAGGGAGAGCTCagtctccctctccctcttctccatcTGGTTTTCCCTCCATCTCCAGTGACTGTAACGACACTTGTCTCACGGACATCCCTACATTGCCTAACCTCGTTCAGGGCAGCTGCTCCATGTAATAGCCAATTGAGGCCTGCAGTGCTACCTGAGATGCCAAcgctgcccagcaccactggAGCATGCAGCTGACACGGGCAGCACAGGACCCACAGGGCAGCTCTGGCCATTCATAGCTGGTACTTAACGGGCACCCCTGATGGCATCTCCAACAGACTTGATGCTTATGAGCAAGTGGCCGCTTCCCAGGGCTACAGAAAGCCAAGGTCTGTCCCTCCTCTATCCAGTAGAGGCAGGCAGTG is a genomic window containing:
- the LOC118261116 gene encoding olfactory receptor 14C36-like codes for the protein DLGSISTTLPKAMANSLHDTRAISYAGCAAQVFAFVFLISAEFFLLTVMAYDRYIAICKPLHYGSLLGSRACAQMAAAAWGSGVLSALLHTANTFSLPLCQGNTVDQFFCEIPQILKLSCTDSYLREAGLRMFTSFLGFGCFVFIVFSYVQIFMAVPRMPSEQGRHKAFSTCLPHLAVVSLFFSTVIFAYLKPHSISSPNLNLAAADLYSRVPPVANPFIYSMRNQELKDSIQKMLIGFLSVATDCLPSSANDSHYPQEACRPSMPSLTALDIHDITFLMAEMVSP